A DNA window from Equus przewalskii isolate Varuska chromosome 12, EquPr2, whole genome shotgun sequence contains the following coding sequences:
- the LOC103547269 gene encoding cardiotrophin-2: protein FLLPAPLCLLTMLLPPLSPGDPISPAEPISQAYSLALYMQKNTSTLLQTYLQYQGSPFSDPGFSAPELQLSSLPPAAVSFKTWHALDDAERLGRAQGAFQALSQHLQLVGDDQSDLNPASPILLAQLGAARLRAQGLLGNMVAIMTALGLPIPPEEDTLGLVAFGASAFERKCRGYVVTREYGHWTDRAVRDLALLKAKYPG, encoded by the exons TTTCTTCTACCAGCTCCTCTCTGCCTACTGACCATGCTGCTGCCACCCCTCAGTCCTGGGGACCCCATCTCCCCAGCTGAGCCCATCAGTCAAGCCTACAGCCTGGCCCTTTACATGCAGAAGAATACATCAACACTGCTGCAGACTTAC CTCCAGTACCAAGGCAGCCCCTTTAGTGACCCTGGCTTCTCAGCCCCTGAGCTCCAGCTCAGCAGCCTGCCTCCTGCCGCCGTCTCCTTCAAGACCTGGCATGCCCTGGATGATGCAGAGCGGCTGGGCCGGGCCCAGGGGGCCTTCCAGGCCTTGTCCCAGCACCTCCAGCTAGTGGGGGACGACCAGAGTGACCTGAACCCTGCCAGCCCTATCCTGCTGGCTCAGCTTGGGGCTGCAAGACTCAGGGCCCAAGGCCTGCTGGGAAACATGGTTGCCATCATGACTGCCCTGGGCCTGCCCATCCCCCCAGAAGAGGATACTCTCGGGCTTGTCGCCTTTGGGGCCTCAGCCTTTGAGAGGAAATGTCGAGGCTATGTAGTGACCCGGGAATATGGCCACTGGACAGACCGAGCTGTGAGGGACTTGGCTCTGCTCAAGGCCAAATATCCTGGATAG